In Aegilops tauschii subsp. strangulata cultivar AL8/78 chromosome 3, Aet v6.0, whole genome shotgun sequence, one genomic interval encodes:
- the LOC109757333 gene encoding subtilisin-chymotrypsin inhibitor-2A → MSSSDDTCGKKASWPELVGKSIEEAKKTIMKDRPDVKNIEVFPVGTPVTGDFRPDRVRIFVDTVAETPRIG, encoded by the coding sequence ATGAGCTCCTCGGACGACACCTGCGGCAAGAAGGCGTCGTGGCCGGAGCTGGTTGGGAAGTCCATCGAGGAGGCCAAGAAGACCATCATGAAGGACAGGCCGGACGTGAAGAACATCGAGGTCTTCCCGGTCGGCACACCGGTGACCGGGGACTTCAGGCCCGACCGTGTCCGCATCTTCGTCGACACCGTTGCGGAGACCCCCCGCATTGGCTAA